The window CCATGGTTGCTGTGGTAGTGcgctttgggttgttgtcctgctgaaagaccagttcctgctgctgaatgcTGTATGTaccgcttagtgttgaggccaaaaagttccactttaatcTCATCTGACCAGGTCTTAAACAATTCCATGTCTTAAACAATTTTCTAAGTTACTCTTTGCAAAGTCTTTTAAGGGTAAGGATATGCCTTTTTTTTAGAGGTACGTGTGGCATAAATCttaatactgtgcatcagcctggtaacaccatccctattgTAAAATTTGGTGGAGGTAGCAACATGCTATAGGAATGCTTTTCAGCAGTAGGAACTGGAAATCTGGTTGcagttgatgggaagatgaatattGCTAAATACGGAGAGATTCTGGATAAAAACTGCTAGCTTAAACTGGAGAGGAAGTCCGTCTTTCAGAGACCTAAAGCACACTGCCATAACAGCTATggggtggcttcaaatgaagaaaattgatgtccttgagcgGCCCAGTCAGTGTCCTACCCTTAAGCTGATCCAACATTTGTGGCAAGACCTCAGGATTACTGTCCACTTCTCGTCCCCAACTAAagtggcacagcttgagcaattttttATGGAGGATTTGGCGAGTCTTGCTccatcatgtgcaaagttaatagagacctaccagccttctccttcccaccctccccccaccttctttatagggcccctgccccctccctcttcagtcctgatgaagggtctcggcctgaaacattgactggtcgtttccacggatgctgcctgacctgctgagttcctccagtgtgttgtgagtgttgctttgacttcagcatctgcagagtattttgtcttTACGAGTCTTGCTccatcatgtgcaaagttaatagAAACTTGCCCAAAAAGGTAGTAACTGCGAGAGGTGGTCCaaccaagtactgagcaaaggggatgAGTacctttgaactgctgacatttaaatttttggatttttagtttttcatgcttgaCAATTTTCCATTTATTGGGCTCTTCTGTGAAAAAGGAGAACGTGATTCACAAGTAAACATTCTCAGGTAAATTGATCAAAATTtgtggttgtaatactcatttatgtgaacaaagggttaggGTTGAATTCTTGTATAAGGCACTGCATCTGTACAAGTATCCATATTTCTCTGCATTCTGATATGGATAACTTGGCATGTTTCACAAAGTtgagaaattttgcagatgctggaatctaaagcaacacacacaaaatggtggaggaactcatcaggccaggtaacatctatagaaaagaataaacaatcgacactttgggccaagacccttctcggcccaaaacgtcgactgcttactctttccaatagatgctgcctggactgctgagttcgtccaccattttgtgtgtgttggcatGCTTCACTACTGATATAATCAAAATGTGTAATTAATGACATAGACACTCATAACTTGCGACTAGAAAGGAGTATAATCGAATTCTGCTTCTGCAGTCTGCTCTTTCCAGTACCATATTAAATTCTCTTTAAAGCTGTTGCCAGTCAGACAGCATTTTTGATTCAAAACCTCATCTGTAAAATAGCAGCATCTCTTTCGAAGCTACATGGTATCACATCTTTAATTATCATTTGTTGTTTCCTTTTCAATTTGAAAGATCCAGTTATCGGAGAGCTGTTAGCAGAGAAACAAGCTGTGGATTTGAAGAAAGAAGAGAAACTGAGGAAGAACAGGGAGGCCATGAAAAAGCACCGGGATGGAGAGACGGCAGAGCAGAGAGCAGATAGGCTGCGTAAGAACAGAGAAGCAATGAGGGTTCGCCGGCAGATGGAATCTGAGGAGCAGCGAGATATTCGGCTGCGTAAAAACCGCGAGGCTATGAAGCGGTGCCGTCAGATGGAAACTGAAGCACAGAGGGACGAGAGGTTGCGTAAGAACAGAGAACTGATTAAAAGTCGGCGGCAGCAGGAATCCCAGGAGCAGAGACAGGAGAGGCTGAGGAAAAACTGGGAGTCGACTAAAGTCCGACGGCAGGAAGAGACTGAGGAAGAACGAGAGCTCCGGCTACGCAGAAACTGGGATGGAATTAAAAGGCGCCGTGAGCAGGAAACGGAGGAGCAGCGGAAGAAAAGGTTGCGGAAGAACTGGGAAGGAATCAAGAACCGGCGACAGCAGAAGAGCGAGGGTGAAAAGGAAGACATGTTGTGCAGGATTTGGGAAGCGATGAGGCAGTTCACCCAGCAGGAAATGCAAGATGACAGAGACAAACGATGTCATTTGCTGTTGGACAGGGGGCTAGTGGAAGGAACACAGGAAGAGAGGCTGCAGAACAGGGAGGCGTCCCGGTGTTGTTTCCAGCAAGAGATGGAGCAAAGGAAGTGAGAAGGGTGGCTGAGTCTTTAAAACTGGACATGGTTTTGCCAGCAGTTCCTTTCACCAATAACGCTTGCCCGCTTCAGCTTGTTAAACAATGCTGGTTACTACAAAACAATTTTATGCCATAAAACAGTGGATTAATATTGACATGCGCAGATGGTGGATAAAAGCTGTCTTAATTCATTGTGGTTAGCGATCCACCAGGCTTAAATTGTCACAAACCATGGGATCACGGTAACTCCTGGAAGGAGGAGCTAGACAATTGAttcctgagtcagtggtaagagtGCATAAGAGATAGAAGCTGGATTAGATCTATTAGCCCCTTATTTGGAAGCAAATTCTCTTTTGTGAATAAAATGCAGGAAATGTTTCATTGTGTTGTATGTTACAGATAATGAACATTGTGATCCAGGCAGACAGCACAAATTCAGTCATGCACTTCAGCCTCCCTGTGTACTGCTGGTAACTGTAGTTCATGCTGTCCTTGTAAGGACCAGGAAGAGAGCCTACCAGCAAAGAAAAGAGAACTTTGGGTTCCACTGACTATTTCAAAGGGTGTGGAAAAGACAAGTAATGATGAGATTCAGTCTAGCTGTGTCCCAAATATGAAGTGCACTCAAAGCTCTGCCAAGTATGTCTCCAGTCACTGTTTGGACTGTATCAAAATTGCTCTGGACCAACACAAGATTTGGATGTGTATGGCATTTTGGTGAATTGTTGCCTTCATTTTTACCAAGTACACTGTAACTgcaacaattttaaaaaaaagtcagttATTAATTCCAATTTACCATACAACCAGGAGGTGTTTACACCACACTCCATTCCTAAATGGTGGCATTTGTCGTTCTTTTGACAGGGTTGCTCCTTTAGAACACTTTGTGGGAAGCCCTGTGCTATTGTTCTTTTTCTGTGCTTAACTAACGGAGGTAGAGTTTTGATTCAAAAATCTGCTGCCACTTGCTGTTCCTGGTGTTTGCTGTTTCTTGTTGCTCCATGTTGCGATTCTAATTGTGATACGATGCTTGCATATTATATAAATTTTATCCAGAAGATTGTATTGTGGCTAACATGCTAGAAGAAAGGAATTGTTTATCTCAGAGCCTTAATGTGGCTTGATGATGTGCAAAGACGCTGAATGTTCATCGTTAATCATTGGAGTCTAGTCAAACCTGGGAGACAATTAATGCAGGGCCTCTTAAATAATCCAGTTGTTATGGTGTTGGATAACTTGTAAATTTTGTGTAGAATACCAAATGACACTTCTTATGGGCATCAGCCAATTTGGAGCACAAATCTTGGCTTAATGTGTCATTCTAACGGCCAACATGTGAAGTATTGGTTTTAATTGTGGCTAAAGGAAATGAGAGGGAGCACTTGCATCTTGTCTGGTATCTGCAAGGGTGGAATAAATGAGGCTTTAACATCCATTGTTTTGTCCTTGAATTGGAACATAACTAAGTTCTCCTAAACTTAAGTAGTGCTAGTGTTATTACTGCTTGCCAATTTTTCACTTACACACTTGATTTTGCATTATAATATATTATAGCAGAACGCTGTTGTGTATGAATGGCACCAGAATTAAATAGCAGGAATCCAAAATCATTCCTCTTTGCACAAATTAAGACTTCAATCACTAGAGTGGTGACGAGTTTAGTCAAATGATGTCGTGACATCGAGATCAGTCACTCTCACCGTGCCTCCTGAACTCAGGTCCTTCACTAGGCTGTGACCtgatagcataatggttagcgaATGCTATTACAGGGCCAGAGATGGGTTCAAAtccgttgctgtctgtaaggcatttgtatgttctacccatgaccactctggtttcctcccacattccaaagatgtatgggttagttggttaattggttacatgcaTGTAATTTGGCCTTTCATAGAGTCAAAAATGGTATTTGCCAAATTCACCCATCATCAGCATCTTGGGAGGAGGCAGAGGGCAGAACTGGTGGCACCATTGATTAGACCAACACTTCCTGTCCCATTGGTGTCTTGTGGCTGCATTTTGTGCCACCTGCAATTTTTGGCTGAGGCTGGCACATCAGCCGCACCCAAACCCAATGCCCATGATCACTGAGAAGGTTGAGGTCAGCAAGCACAGGGTAAAAACTAACTAAGAGTTCCCCCTGCACTCCCGAAGTCCATCCCTGTTTCTGGCATAGCATTGGGATGCAGAGGTAACATTAGTGCCACAGAGATCTAGAGACTTGGGTCAGTCCTGCCATCCTGTTCTGACTGTGGTCTTGGCATTTGCCCTGGTGCTATGCACATCCCAGTGATGTGTTCCTTGGTAGATGAATTGGCTCCTGTAACTTACCCCTTGGGtactgatgggggagggggaatgggagAATCTGGGTAGGGTTGATGGGGGATGGGAGCATGGAAATGTGGAGGATTGGGTTAGCTCTGGGAGCCAGCATGGATTCAGTGGGCTTGAATGGCTGACTGTTTAATCATGAGAAACTATGGGGACTGTTTCCCAACAACATTAAAGGGGTGGCTGCACCCCTTTGTAGTGCCCTCAAGGTGGTTTCTTTATAAGGGCAACAAATGCTTGTCAGTGACACACTAATACTGGAAAAAAAATGGATAAATTTAACCCGTATCAAACTACTGGAATCTAATCTATTAACTGTTGGGCTACCCATGTTGTGCTAATTGAGAAAAATAGTGTTACATATGTGCTGAGGTACAGAGGAAAGCTTTAGTTTTGAGTGCTGGTTGTACAGTATAGACCATTTTAAAACTTAAGTACATCGATGAAATACTAAAGAAAAAACAGTAAAAGAACTTAGAGTTTAGGgttatagaagcatagaaaacctacaagcataatacaggcccttgggcccacaaagctgtgctgaacatgtccttaccttagaaattatctagggttacccatagccctctatttttctgtggctccatgtacctatccaggagtcccttaaaagtcTGTTTTGGTGCattagaccagaagacataggagtggaattgTGGCATTAGGCCTAtaaagtttgctccaccattcagtcatggctgatttattttccctctcaaccccattccattctctcatgccttctctctgaaacctttgacagcctgactaatcaaaaacttaccaacctctgctttaaatatactcaatgaattgACCTCAACAGCtgttctgtggcaatgaattcctcagattcaccaccctctgggtaaggGAATTCTTCCTCATCACTCTTCTGAATGGTCTTTCttgtattctgagcctgtgccctgtgttcctggactcccctactgtaAGAAATAACCTCCCCACATCCTCTctgtataggcctttcaatatttgatagatttcagtgaggTTCCCCCTTCCCACACCCATTAGCATCATtgaatcatagagaagtacagcacagaaacaggcccatcagcccatccaaTCCACGCTGAGCCACTTAAACTGCCTGTGCCCATCggtctgcaccgggaccatagccctccatacctatccaaatttctctttaaaTGTTCAAATAGAACTTGCATacaccacttctgctgacaggCTGTTCCACGCTTTCTCAACCCTCTGAgggaaaaagtttcccctcatgttctccttaaactattcatctttcacccttaacccattgacctctagttgtactcccacccaatttcagtggaagaaggctgcttgcatttaccctaactataccccctcataatctcctcttaatcttctatgttccaaggaataaagtactaacatattcaatctttccatataactcagatccttcagacccggcaacatccttatgaatgttctctgtactctttcctccTTAATTACATCATTTATTTaccccattcttctaagctccagcaagtacaggcccagagccatcaaacgttcctcatatgttaaccttatCATTCCCAGGGTAATTCTCGTGAACCtactctggaccctttccatGGGATGTTGTATCCCATGAATTTTGTCACTTGTTCTGTTATAGCTGTTGAAAACCAGCAGTTAAAATAACTACATGTTACCATTTATTAAAGGCTAGAAGCAGCCTCACATATGTCCTGGATTGTCCCAGACCATGACATTTCATGGAATCGGATGTCAGTGACCCCCATCAAAACTTGATATTACTGGCACTGACTGACCTCAATATACAGTTAAATTTTGGGGTACTCAGGAAAAAGAAAAGAGGGTGATTTAAAGACAGGttagcagagagagagcagttttaCATTTAACTCTCATCCTGATCTGCCTGGCTGTGGCCTCTTACATTGTTCTACCAATGTCCACTCTGAGCTTGAAGAGCAGCAGTCTCACGCAGTGGGTACGTTGCAACCTTCTGCACTTAAGAGTCAGATTTAACAACCTTAGTATCACAAATGGACAATATCACATCCAGTATTACACCCAGTAGGCATTTTTCAACCACTCAATATCAGATTTGATAATCTCAATATTACAGTTACTGAGATTGTACAGTTCTCCTGAGGGCTTTTCATCTGTCATAACTTCCTCACTTCACTAACACTGCAGATCTGACCTATAGCTCTAACCTGTATCTCAGTTTCCGTCTATACTGTCTATTCACACTCATTAGCCTACCAACCTACTATCCTTCAGTGAGGGTATATCCATGGTAATGCCAGCCTATGATGTCTCATGGAAGAGTTTTGGacaaaaacattgactgtttattccctccatagatgccacgtgacttgctgagttcctcaatattttgtgtgttgctctatcaAGTATGTTCCTGCTATGTAGCTGTCTCCTATCCCCTCTACTAACTAACACTTTCCTCTGCCAGTTCTGATCTAGAGTTCCATTTAGTCACTGTTTtatcacagatgcagcctgatgtAAGTGAAGGTCGTGTAAGTAGTGAAATGGCTTGAATTAGGTATGATCTGCCGCTTATTTGGTCAGTGTGAAATTGAACAGGTACCCTGAATTTTCTGAAATTCGGCCGTTCGGGAACTGGTTATTTGATCAGCTGGTCTGGGGCACGAGATTTGACAAAAAGGATCCTATTTTGAAAAAAAGATCAAATTTTATTCCAAATTAAACTTGAAACTAATTTCATTAAAATGTATTTAAACTCCTGTCAATGTGACAAATTTGAAGAATTAAGGACATGGATTTAGTGCATGGAGTAAGAGATCTAGTTCCAGTGATCTCTTATTCACTGGGAAagtggatcacactgtgggagataTAGTGAAAGCAGAGTCACTGACAGCGGTTAGAAAGTGCTTTGATCAGCACTTGAATCATTTGGGCATTGAAGGCCACAGGCCAGGTGCTGGAAGATGGGACTGATGCAGACCCACCACACAATGTGGATGTAAGATCTGTATCCTCCGTCTGGTCCCATGACATCTGTATGCCTGCATCCAGTAACTGGTCCCATTACATTTATACCACAGTATCAAGTCTCTGCCCCATGACATCTGTACCCCAGTATTCGCCTCTACCCCCATGACATCTGTGCCCCAGTATTCATCTCTACCCCCATGATATCTGTACCCCAGTATCCAGTTTCTGATCCCATGATATCTCTACCCCAGTATTCGTCTCTACCCCCATGACATCTGTACCCCAGTATTCGTCTCTACCCCCATGACATCTGTATCCCTCTATCCAGTTTCTGCCCTTGTTAAGTCGTTTTGAGGTTAAGACATAAGGTGAGTATTGACTTCAGTGACCAAACTTTAGATCTGAATATGCACTGAATATTAAAATGCATCTCTGGATGATGATGCTGGTTTAAATTTGTCATTTGTATGTATTTGGGTGTCTAGTATGGGTGTGAAGGAAAGAGGTGTGTAAGGGCTGTGTATTTTAAAGGAAGgattgtaaatatggatttgtttgaattGTCTTGAATTTTTCTTTGATTTGATTTCCCAAAAtcttgagaaaatttacaaggatgttgccgggtctggagtaTATGAGATGATGTGTAGGGATTGGGCcaagcagacctttccaccgaaaggGACTCAGTACGATGCCTGCTGTATTTTGTTTTGAGAAATAAAGAGGCTGCATCATAActaccagtacttttctctggtgacttcattcatgcaacaaTATTTGGTGTCAGAAGTGAGATACCTTCTTGCATCCCATCCTGTGGCCAGCGATCTTAGCAGTCTAAGGTGAGTATTTATAATACTTGAGTCTGTTCGGGTCAGTGGTACATGTGAACGTGAGGTATCATGAACACTgagagctgaactggtggacataaaagtagtatttgcgtgtgtatgtgtgtttatgtaagagaCAGAACTTTGTTAATTTGGTGAGACGGAGCCATCAGTTGCGAAGGGTGGTCACTGAAAGTTCGAGAGCGTGTAGGGCGTGTATACTTGTTTCAAGAGCTGCATTTTTTCCATATACGAAAGCAAGTGTGTTTGTGCGCGCATGCCTTCATTGAGCAGATGCgagaatacagcaggcatcatgagtcaggtgctcaaaagtggcagattgcaGAGCACATACGCTATAACTGGTGcccattatttttgttttgcgTAATGTGGGAAATATTGCAGAGATATTTCATGGAGAAATTTTACTCAGATGTATCTGTCAGGATGGCATCTgttgaggtcaggcaacatcagagAACCCTGACGATCCGAGCCAACCCTTGACCCGGATTACAAGCATTCATAATCCCTTTACCCCAGGGGAGAAACAAGTTACTTTATCAGAGCTGCCCTCAATTAAAGTTGTCTGTGGTAATTTGGAATTCTGGGGCAAGcttgaggaaatggttgaaatccTCCAGATGCGCCCTGAAGATATAGACGTGCTGGTAAAAGTGAAGCGCccaaggaatatgtgggacagtatggcctgggggtgcgggatggtacaCGGACAACTACTGGGAATGCTCTTTTAAACGGGAAGTGAGGCAGCATCtggagggaggtgagagtaactggggaatGATAGTAGCAGTGATTCAAAGAGCTGGTGAGATCTATGGAATATGCAGAACATAAACATCAAGCATATGAgagttggataatccagggagggatgacccAGTCTTCCAAAAAATGATAAAGGAATGCCTGACTTCTCCCACCAGTAAGTTCTAGGTTTAGGGATTTAGGGACCTACTCTGCTAAGGTTttatgggccagtgagatagacttAAAGGAAATACAAAAGAAATTGTAAAGTGGCTATAGtagatgcagctgctgtgatgtcacAAAGGGTTTGCTTTGTGTGCCGGCAGTTGGGGCACATAGCAAAGAACTGCTGGAATAGACATGGAGGgtaaaggagttgatatgctacagctgtggcctacCGGGACATGGTTTGAGGCAGTACCCAAAAAAGAGGAAAGACGTATAGGTGAAAGTCCTGGCAGGCATGCAATCTCCCATTCCTTCAGCACTCACACTGAGCAATCTGACTGTTGATCAGATCATAGAGCTGGTGAAGCTGGCTTCTAGTTTAGAAAAGATGTGGTGGTCCCCACTGCCAGTGCTGGTGACCCACATATGTACACAACAGCATTGTTAGGGGCCcagcaatgcaatatgttagtggacaggGCACCAGTATCAATAACTGACCTACCCTTGCCAACAACCAGATAGGCTATTTATATTAGAGGTCTAGGAGCAAAAACGgtgaaagcagaaagaagcgagtCACAGACACTCAAAATTGGCAGGGTGCAGCTTTCAGTGTATTTCTggcaacagaaaatctgcagatgcttgaaatccaagccacacacacaaaatgctggaggaacttcagcAGGTCCCCTCAGTGTATTTTTGGGTCTGTCCTGCACATCGATGAGAGGGCCTGTGAGCCTGATGCGTTTACCTTGCTGGTGTCTCTGGATAAAGAGTTTTGGCTATCAGAAAATGAAGGGGTGAAGACAAATAATGTGATCAAGCTGCAATTGGCCAGCAGGGAAAGAGCCAACAGGCGTATGAATAAAGCTCTATTTCTAAAGACCGttgttcaaatttctggaacaatctTTCTGCTTAGCATTCTGAAGGTAGCCATTAGGGATGATAAGGTAGATGTAGATGTACTTGGCGTAATTGGGAGGGTTCCAAAGTAGGGCATTTCtgctgccctatttgagtagATCCTCTGTAAGGCTGGCCTTTCATGGTACAAATTTATTTTGCCAAGAATGATTTTGGGATTAAGATGTAAAGTGAATATTGACTTCAGTGACCAATCTTCAGCTCTGAATATGCATTGAAGACCAAATCTAAAATGCAACTCTGAAAAATGGGTAGACAATGCTGATTTAAATTCATTATTTGGGTGTCTGTAGAATGGCCGTTAAggagagaggtgtgagagagggcgatcaaggttatgatgagaaggcgtgggagtgggactaaatgggagtatggatcagttcatgataaaatggcggagcagattggatgggccgaatgaccgatttctgctcctttgtcttatggtattTCAAAGGAAACACTAAATATGGATTGtttgaattcagaatttttctttgatctttagcatataaaataatGTATAGGGCTGGACCaagcagacctttccactgaaaggcactcaatatgatgcctgctgtatcttgttttgtcacataaagaggctgcttaataactACCA of the Mobula birostris isolate sMobBir1 chromosome 32, sMobBir1.hap1, whole genome shotgun sequence genome contains:
- the LOC140191264 gene encoding uncharacterized protein isoform X2, with the protein product MTELSLKGLPLLQDPVIGELLAEKQAVDLKKEEKLRKNREAMKKHRDGETAEQRADRLRKNREAMRVRRQMESEEQRDIRLRKNREAMKRCRQMETEAQRDERLRKNRELIKSRRQQESQEQRQERLRKNWESTKVRRQEETEEERELRLRRNWDGIKRRREQETEEQRKKRLRKNWEGIKNRRQQKSEGEKEDMLCRIWEAMRQFTQQEMQDDRDKRCHLLLDRGLVEGTQEERLQNREASRCCFQQEMEQRK
- the LOC140191264 gene encoding uncharacterized protein isoform X1; amino-acid sequence: MNELSSNGHPFLCDWDQLRRTMTELSLKGLPLLQDPVIGELLAEKQAVDLKKEEKLRKNREAMKKHRDGETAEQRADRLRKNREAMRVRRQMESEEQRDIRLRKNREAMKRCRQMETEAQRDERLRKNRELIKSRRQQESQEQRQERLRKNWESTKVRRQEETEEERELRLRRNWDGIKRRREQETEEQRKKRLRKNWEGIKNRRQQKSEGEKEDMLCRIWEAMRQFTQQEMQDDRDKRCHLLLDRGLVEGTQEERLQNREASRCCFQQEMEQRK